tctgtttccagtcttattgtcattgtagcattgtatttatgcaaactcactgaaataaagtgccatcatgcattgtttacttggaatcttgcacatcttgtgccttactgtacatgcactacttataaagtgccatgagggggttgatgtttgccttttatttgctatcttcctttgtccagtgagtgttccttccacgacattcgcctcatgctatgtgtcaagtgagtgttccttccacgacactgtgTACTGTCTCTAtgccttcgatgttcctagttcttcgtcgtgcagttcttgttggacgttcttttcagtgtacctgtccctctccctcttcagcattatggggaggtttgtcctgttggttctaatgcttctgtggtttgattgatcagctcttcagactttggtgttttcatgccatctgtatctttgatttcagttgtttgccttgtttgccttctgattcgagtagtgtcatttgagggcactcatacagattacagtcttctctacttggtcatgttctatttcagtggaggttcttcagatcagcagttattcttcgacagagtttgcaggtttttcatgcttcagtggtgtttttttccatctctttttggagtagagttttttctcatgtggttttctctatttctccagtttatagagatttcattgtatttgggtacctgatcaggccttgttgtcgggacccatctttccttctttcagtagttgttctaggttttagcttctccttaagtctagcttaagggggggtgttagagtattcgggtatttacttgattaattaaacaatatttgtttaattatttaagttcgctttatctcttttacacttaagctaactttaggtgcataataattaattcttttattaattattatgtgcaaacctaggttttcccttttagggtttcttgacctattaaaggttgagttctttcttttcgttgtaagaagaaggattattacattacactttttgtgaatattgagctctctctttttgagcatattttctgtgtatttctttcttttgtgatttgcttccttgcttctccttgtaacaagtttttcaacttgcagagatcatttgggctcctgtggtgttgtattttttctttttttgttaaaaTTGCACCCCTAGAAAATAAACCTTATCATACGAGGAGCCACCCCTCTTCGATGTAGAGGAAGATAGTTTAATAACAATATTTTCAATTGTTGTAAACTTTATCACTGCCCATTTGGTGAGTCAAAGTCATTTTTAGCATACAAATACTATGAAAACTATATTTATCAATAGACATCAATCAATTATTCAAGATCCTCTCATCATAGAGATAAAAGAAACAATCAATAGTGAAACATTTGGATGTAGTGCACTAAAAGAGTAAGGATTTACACTCTAGTGCACTTGCCTATTTTTTTTCAATCTCCATATACTTTCTAGGATTTGATCTAAGAGAATTTTTCTTCTTGTGACAAAATGACAAATTTTTAAGCTATTTTTAAAATACTAAGTTAGTGTTCAAAATTTCAAGAAGAGAAGCAAATAATTATCCACCAAGTGAAAATGTGTATGTGAAAATTGGAGCATGTAAATGAACTAACTAAATTAATTCATTTACTCACAATCAAATGTAATACTCAAGATAAAGAATAAAGGTTGGCATACAATTAATGAATACATGTAGATCTCACCAATATCAACCCTTGTTACACCAAGCTATGATGGTTGTGCTCTAGGATGATGGAGTTGGTGGTATGTGAGTGCCTTCATTAGTAGCATAAGGTTGTTTTCCAAGGAGGCTTGTTATGGTTTGTGTTGAGGCTAATTTTGATTTTTTGGCTATGAGATTGGATGCATATGATTAAAAAGAAAGATCAAGGGCTAAAATTGGTGTGACACTTGGGAGGATAAGAGGAGGACACATATCCTACATGATTGATGGATGAGAGGATTCCAAGCTTGAAAGGGAATCTATGGTGAAGAATCCCCTTAGGAGGAGTGGATGATAAGATGAAAAAATGGGTACTTGGGAGTACCCTTGAAGGATGGGCAAGTTCTTTGATCCATATGACATGGTACCAAGACTATGTCATACATAAAAAGGGGAAATGTCTTGTGTACAAAGGGAAATTATCATTTACACATTTGGGAACTATGCATGATTTGCGTGGTTTGACTAGGATTCAAAATGTGCAAGTGAGGGGTTAGTGTGTTCGTTAATTTTTGGAAAGGGGATGTAGAACTTAGATAAATAAATATTCAAATCTATTTATCTATGGTGACCTTTAGAAGAAGGTTGATTTAAGTGATAGAAACGGGATGAGGAACTTGAATAAATATCTAAATCCATTTACTTAAGGTGGACTTTAGAAGAAGGTTGAGTAAGTGATTTTAGGCTAAAAATGAGAGTAGATGAATaatgattttattaattaaataatattatttaattatttaattagtacaaagatgaaaattggataaatagggatttattcaattaattataaaGAAAAGTGTTGGATTATGGGTCACAATGATAGTGTGCCAATTTTTGGTGTCTAAAGAAAAATAGAGCATATCCTCACTTTGCAGGAAAGACAAATCTAAACTCAAAAAATTAACGTTGTTGACATGACACACCGTCACATACCACGAAACATGAAGAAACTGGACCTTTTGACCTTTTGTCTACAACATAATATTCTAGCCAAGTGAACTAGAACCCTGCCCCATTAACAATCTTCATTTATATCATTAATTAGTCTAAATTAATGAGACTTCTGTACATTTTATTAGATTAAATTAGATTACTCAACGGTAGTTTATTTTCCTTTAGACTTATTCCCGCACAAACGCACAAACATAATTAAAAGAACACTATACAATTTTTACATACATAGTCTCCTCAGAACCCACGGAATTTTAACATTAGGGGGATATTGTCACACACTTCGCATACAAAACGATCAACATAATCAACTTACAGTGCAATGATTAGAATTAAACATCTGAAATCCTCATTGCGCCGTCTCCACACAACGAACGGTCCTGTAAGCTCTTCCGACTATGCCCGCATGTTAAAAGACTGTGCAAAAAACAGGTCTCTTTTGAATGGAAAACTCTTACATGCTCAGATCATTATCAGTTCAGGATTTGAAAGCATAAATACCTATGTGCAAAACAATCTTCTCTCCATGTACGCCAAGTGCCAGTGCCCGGTAGAGGCACGAAGAGTCTTCGAAGAAATGCCCTGCAGAGACGTTGTCACATGGACTGCTATGATTGGAGCTTATGCCAGGTGAGTAAATTTAAATATAAACCAAATTTCCTGTCAGCCTTTGTTGTGAGTACTTGAAAAAGTCGAATGCACGCATTGTTTTCTCTCTCGATATTTACATATGTGTTCATCAATGAGTAATGATTAGATATCAATGTAGGAAGGAATCCTCAATGAGATATATCGTAGTCGTTCAGCCCGTACTCTGTTTTCCTTTTAGCAGATGGGTATATATTAAACTGGAGTTGAATTTTTAACAAAGAGTATGCCACTTTATATGATTTGCGCGTGCGATTTTAGAACAACAATTATACAAGTTCTGTCAAAACATGCTTACCCAAACAATTTTGGTAGCAGAAGCATACTTACCCAAACAATTTTGGTAGCAGAAGCATACTTTAAAGCCTGATTTTGAATTGGTAAAGTTTTTAGGGTGTTTAATGTCTTATAAGTCTTCCTTGTCTATCAATTAAATTGTCTAATACGGAATAGTGTAGAATGTATATATCCCTGAAAGCCTGATTACAGAGTGGGAAAGGTTTTAGCAGTACTTGTCTGATATTTATTGTCTGTGTGGAGTAAAAGCGCACACACAGTTGAATGACGTTAGTACTATAGCCATAGAGAAGGTGGATCCCAGGATTTTCACCCTCAGAAGCCTGCATCTGAATTGACAAAGCTTTTAGTAAAATGTTGGTTATAAGCTGTGCTTATAGTGACTTTTAAGCCTTCTCTGTGTCACAATTATTGTGAATGTGTGATAAACTCACATACCCAACAACTTTGTTTTGGAATTTCTCCAGGGCAGGGAATGGTGTAGAGGCGTTGAATTTGTTTACTCGAATGAGAGAGAAAAGCTCAATCAAACCCAATGAATTCACGTGTGCAAGTGTTTTGCCGGCAGTGACCAGCTTGGGAGCGATTGAAGAGGGGAAGAGAATACATGAAGAGGTGATTAGGGGTTATTATGAGTCGGATGCCTTTGTGGGGAGTGCTCTTATTGATATGTATGTGAAATGTGGAAGCTTGGATGATGCACGCGATgtgtttgataaaatgcctcaACGAGATGTggttttatggaatgtgatgatcGAAGGATATGTAAACCGTGGGGTTGTGAATGAGGCACTGAAACTATTTTGTGGAATGCAGGAAGTGGGTGTGGAGCCTGATGCGGTCACGTTTTCAATCATTGTTCCGGCTTGCACAAGTTTGGAAATGCTCCAAGAGATGCATGGAGATATAAGGAAGAGAGTTTTAGTGTCTAATGTGTTTGTAGGTAATGCGCttgtagatatgtatgcaaaatatggGAATGTAGATGCTGCACGCAAAGTGTTTAATGAGATGCCTGAACAGAATGTGATCTTGTGGAATATGATGATTAGGGGGTATGTACAGAATCACTGTCTGAATAAGGCTCtggaactgtttgatagaatgccagAGAAAGATGTGGTGTCGTGTAATGCCGTGATCGCTGGATATGCAGAGCATGGCCATTTTGATGAGGCACAGAAGCTTTTTGGCAAAATGCCCAAAAgggatgtggtctcatggaatacaatgattaCAGCTTCCATCAAGCATGGACAGGATGAGGCTGCATTGACATTGTTTTACGAAATGCTGCTCACGGACACCCGGCCAAATCCATTCACATTTGCCAGCATTCTACCAGCATGTGTCAATTTGGCAAGTCTGGAACATGGCAAGAAGATACACGAAGAAATCAATAGAGCTGGATTTCAGTTTGATGTTTTTGTGGGGAGTGCTCTTGTGGACATGTATGTAAAGTGCAAGAGTGTAGAGGACGCATGCACTGTGTTTGAAAAAATACCCGAAAAAAATGTTGTAACCTGGACTGCAATGATTTCAGGGTATGCACAGAATGGGCAGAATGAGGATGCCATGGATCTTTTTCGAGAAATGCAACTTGCAGGATTGAAGCCAGACCCTAAAGCTTTTGCTGTTGTCATCCCAGTATGTGCTAACTTGGCAGCTCTCGAACAAGGCAAAGAGGTCCATGAATTTGTTTTAAGGAGTGGGTTGCTGTCCAATGTTTTTATCAGCAGCGGTCTTGTAGACATGTATGCTAAATGTGGGAACATAGAGGATGCACGCAGtatatttgacaaaatgcctcatcGTGGCGTGGTCTCGTGGAATGTGATGATCGTGGGATATGCCATGCATGGCTTTGACACGGAAGCCCTTAAAATTTTCGATCAGATGGAGCAATCTGGCATCGACCCAGATCATGTCACTTTTGTTGGTGTTCTGTCCGCATGCTGCCATGCAGGTCTAGTGGACAAAGGATGGCATTATTTCAAATGCATGAGGGATTATTATCAGATCACACCTACAATGCGGATTTACGGCTGCATGGTTGATCTTCTTGGCCGTGCTGGGAATCTTGTTGAGGCTAAAAACTTCATCAAGGAAATGCCAATAATTCCAGACGCTTCAATATGGAAGTCTTTCCTTGGTGCTTGTAGAATACATGCCGATGTAGGTCTAGGGGAATTTGCAGCAGAACACCTTTTTCAGTTGGACTCTAAAAATCCAGCATCTTATGTGCTGCTATCAAATATCTATGCACAAGCTGGAAGGTGGGATGGCATTGAAAAAGTGCGGAAAATGATGAAAGATAAGGGCGTATTAAAGAAACCTGGATGCAGTTGGATCGAGGTGAATAATCAGGCACATGCATTCCTAGCAGGAGACAGATAGAACTCACA
This genomic stretch from Cryptomeria japonica chromosome 8, Sugi_1.0, whole genome shotgun sequence harbors:
- the LOC131071302 gene encoding pentatricopeptide repeat-containing protein At4g39530; the encoded protein is MIRIKHLKSSLRRLHTTNGPVSSSDYARMLKDCAKNRSLLNGKLLHAQIIISSGFESINTYVQNNLLSMYAKCQCPVEARRVFEEMPCRDVVTWTAMIGAYARAGNGVEALNLFTRMREKSSIKPNEFTCASVLPAVTSLGAIEEGKRIHEEVIRGYYESDAFVGSALIDMYVKCGSLDDARDVFDKMPQRDVVLWNVMIEGYVNRGVVNEALKLFCGMQEVGVEPDAVTFSIIVPACTSLEMLQEMHGDIRKRVLVSNVFVGNALVDMYAKYGNVDAARKVFNEMPEQNVILWNMMIRGYVQNHCLNKALELFDRMPEKDVVSCNAVIAGYAEHGHFDEAQKLFGKMPKRDVVSWNTMITASIKHGQDEAALTLFYEMLLTDTRPNPFTFASILPACVNLASLEHGKKIHEEINRAGFQFDVFVGSALVDMYVKCKSVEDACTVFEKIPEKNVVTWTAMISGYAQNGQNEDAMDLFREMQLAGLKPDPKAFAVVIPVCANLAALEQGKEVHEFVLRSGLLSNVFISSGLVDMYAKCGNIEDARSIFDKMPHRGVVSWNVMIVGYAMHGFDTEALKIFDQMEQSGIDPDHVTFVGVLSACCHAGLVDKGWHYFKCMRDYYQITPTMRIYGCMVDLLGRAGNLVEAKNFIKEMPIIPDASIWKSFLGACRIHADVGLGEFAAEHLFQLDSKNPASYVLLSNIYAQAGRWDGIEKVRKMMKDKGVLKKPGCSWIEVNNQAHAFLAGDR